From Quercus robur chromosome 8, dhQueRobu3.1, whole genome shotgun sequence:
ATGCATCATACGAGGTCAAGGCTCACCACCTGCAGATCCCTTCAATGACTGCAAAACTTACCACTAGCATCAGCTATTGCCCATTTTGTTCTAAGCTTCTCGGATAATGCATAGGTGAGTAGTGTATGCAACAGTACAAAAAATGAAACTAATTCAATCTAAACAACTAATACATACCTGAGCTTGTAGGGGAACAGAAGCTTCACTTGTGACCCTCTCTAATCCATGCCTGGTGATGCTTTTTCCTCTGGAAGGCAGCGTGGGTTTCATCTGAAAATATCAAATACAGCAAGTCCTCAAAGATAATGTTTACCATCATCATATGAATGACTATCATGACAATAACCTACCCGAATTTGAGAGGAAGCATCCACTTTTGTTGACGCTGAAAAGAACCAGTCAGCAGAagcatatttttagtttttactattATCAATGGACAAAATAAGAAGGCAAATATATTCTAAACAGAACACTAGTGACAATCAACCAGTCTTTTGGTGTACATATACAGAGAATGAGGATTAACTATGTAATGCACACATGTATATAAAGTCTTTCGGTGTACATATACAGAGAATGAGGATTAACAATGTAATGCACACGAATATAAAATAACTAGTTCAAGTAAAAGTGGCATGAACAAATACTTCTTTCTAAATTCTCAACAAGCATGTACAAAAACtggccaatgagctctagcttaaCAGGCATCTCCTCCTCTTGTATGTTctaggtggagggtgagatCGTGGATTGAAGACTTATTAGGTGCATGTGTAACATATCAATAGAAAAAAGGTACAAAAACTGCAGTTTACTTACAGTGGACATTTTTCATGCGTCTTCCTCTTTGTAAATTGGAACTAGAAATTGCAACATTGGATACTTGAGTTGACATTTTTGCAGATGCTCTTATATCTTCAAACAGATCAATCTCAAGGCTTGTTAGAGGGGAACCATCACTTTCTACTGTAGAGTTTGATTCAACAGACCTCCACATTTCTTCAATCCTAGGCGTTGGGCGTGAGTCATGAGGCTTCTTAAATCCCTTATTCATCATAGACAACTCCTCTGGCTCCAGAACTCCTAAGCATCCATAAAATAACATTCTTGAGCAAAGATACACAATAAACCAGAAATATATACTGCAAGGCAATATTGATAGAAAGTTTATGTAATCATTTCTCATCTAGAAATAAAGTTTACCTGCACTAGTGAAAAATGCACTATCCCAAGCCAAACTTTTGCGCAGATTACATTCACCAATACTACTTGTCTTTTCAGCTTCCAAGGACTCAGAAGGCACAACCTTTTGTTCCCCATTCCCaattgtgtcaagtgaatttCCCATATCACTTAATTTAAGAGTCTGAAACAACTCTTCCGGATCCAGAACTCCTGAGCATGTAGAGAACATGTCTaaaaaactacaatttttttttttttgcaaatatataCAGGACAATCTTCACTAATAGTACTCAAAAACCAGTTTTTTCATCTTAGTAAACATACCTGGACTAGTGAAAAAGGCACTATCCCATGCCAAACTCTTGCGTAAATTATACTTTGTGTTTGGTTGTAAAGATTCCTGGTCCTTAGGACTCCCGGTCTTAAACCGCATAAAGCCATCAACTTTCTGTCTAGCATCTGGAGCTGCTGCCAATTTTTTGAGTTCAAGCAAAAATtggtttcaagtttcaacacaAGGAGAAATATGGAGGCAGGATTGACAAATAGATAGAATAAGCAATAATGAATTACTGACTATCAAAATCActaaaactttctttttcctttcaactAAGCCATGTTGGGCACCTGTTTATTCATTCAGCAAACAAATGCAGCAAGGgcaagcaaaataaaaaaagaaagaaacataaatGCAATTCATCAATATAACCATCCATTTTTTCATACATAGTAATATGAGCTATAAGGTGAAAACACTCAAGTGGCAATAAAGGAAAACTGGAAAAGGCACTGGGAATGAACAAGTTGTCCCAACATATATTACTGATCAACCATAGCAGTAATTCTTGACGCTCTTGTCAAAGCTAATCAGCTAAATGTTAAACTCACATAATTAgacaaaaatattgaaaacCCGAGTTAGCCGCATTCGATAGATtcaatattttacacaaaactATGATAAAAACTACCACCATTATCAAACTAATGATTAGTTACTGAGAAAGGtttaatgaaagaaaagaaattgaataGAATTTCCattgtttggactttggaccTGATATGTCTGATATATGATtatgacacacacacacaaaacaaagcagattaataagaaagaaagaaagaaaattgtatACAGCAGAAAGTGGATACCATAATATCCAAAGACCCttttaaaatcaaaagaaagatgaaaagaaagaaccACATATGGTTCTTTTCCTTTATGACTGTGTGTGTAAGAGTGAGTGAGTTAGAGAGAGAATGAGACCTGGGAATTGACGTTCTTGATAACTATTTTCTGATGCCATAGCAAATAATTGGAGTTCTTCTTCTGCTTTAAGATTCTTCTATTCTTGAAAACTATccattgagatttgagagtgATAGAgagacagaaaaaaaaaattgtgggttgagagggaaaattttaaatttttagtcaAAGCAAAGTTGTAATTTTTGGTAATAGAAATTAATGAATTGAGAGTGATTAGTGGAGAGGTATGAAACGgctattatgaatttatgaatgATATATAGTATACACATATTTCTCGTTTCTTCTAAAACTAATGAGTGGCGGGTAAGCTTAAGTATTTGgagcttgaatttttttttttttttttttttttgagagagaaaggtAGAAAGAGCTTGAATTGAATTATGGGAAACGTTTtcacagaaaaaaaaagttacacaaGAGGCACTGGTCCTTTAAAAAAGCCAAAAATGTGTCTGCGTGAAAACACAGACGCAATCTAAACGCTACCATAGTCAACACATAAATAATGACTATGGAGTACGGTCTACGGCTCTTCTTGTATCGTTGTGAAATGTTTTcagaaggaaaatattttcatcataaCTAAAATGAAACGGATACTGTTCacggtttttttattttatttttttaaaattgggcCAGTTGTATTAATATTGCAAGGATTGTATAATGTTCAAATCTTCCATGTGAATTTGGACTATAGTGAGAAAATCTAAACCTTCTTAAATGCACTAATTCCTATATTATTTTGTTAGACTTATGCGTTGTTTGGTACGATAAAATACACAAATCAACCAAAATCGTTTTCAGTTTTAATGGAAAACAATAGAATTAATATTACATCCCCAATAGACCATCACAAATAAATTCCACAACGCAAAAAGCTCTTCTAATTGCAATTTCTTTCTTTGCCCACTCTAAAACAACCACTAGATGTTATAAATTGGtcgttgatttttttttttttttttttcaaatgacatttttaaactcaaatcatttttttactcacttaagttttgcttattttttgaatttgggggACTAATTTTCAATTCAAGGCTTTcaaattgttcaaaaaaaaaattttattttccgaTTTGGGGTGTTTTCCTGAATGAAAGTTTTTATTCATATAATTATTTGGAATTATAAAATGTGGGGGCTGTTTTTGTTGTGGAGTGGGAAACTCTTGTACTCCCATTCCATTTTTTTACGTGCGTCCCACATCGAAGAAGACTCCTTCCCCCCCTTTGCCTTATAAGCGTGAGCTGAAGAGAAAGGAGTAGGCAGAGGGAGGAAGGAGATTTCTTTAATGTGGGACGCACGTAAAAAAGTGAAGTGTGAGTACAAGAGTTTTCCACTCCACAACAAAAACAGCCCCCacataaaaaatgttaatgttTTAGATGGGATTTACAAGACTAGAAGAGAAAaagtatttaactatttattacAAGagataccttttttttttttatgaatcaaGAGATACCTTATTGAGAGTTACATTTGAGGAAACTAGAGTACACTGATTGTGACCTGTCTTGTAATGAGAGAAGTTCTGATAATTGCAAAAGAGAGGAATCTGAACAAGGTGGTCATACTCATCTTCCACTTGTATCAGTTGTATGAGGAAAGGAGCCATGATATGTAGAGGAATTGGTCAGGCTGATTGGACAGCCAAAGCTGTGATGCACTATGCCAGGACTCAGATCAACAAATTGCACAAGGTTTACTAGCATATGTTGCTCAGTAACTATAACATGgaacttttaattttagttgattttctTATCTGACTCCGGAAAAATGcttgtataaaaaaaagtgaataaacATTAAGGTAGGTGTTGATCATATGTCATTTGGATCTCTAATTTATACTAACATTTATATTCTTGCGGTTTAGTCCTGATAATGTTTACATGCCCGTCAATACACAAATGTTTAAGGCTTTAGGTAGACAAGGattgggcttaaaaaaaaaaaaaaaaaaattactgctTTGTTTGGATG
This genomic window contains:
- the LOC126697324 gene encoding uncharacterized protein LOC126697324; protein product: MRFKTGSPKDQESLQPNTKYNLRKSLAWDSAFFTSPGVLDPEELFQTLKLSDMGNSLDTIGNGEQKVVPSESLEAEKTSSIGECNLRKSLAWDSAFFTSAGKLYF